TTACctgtatttatattaattattcgGTATAACTAATTGGGCGCCACTGATCAGAGCGCAGGGCCGTTTGACATAGAATTATATGCAACAGTCAACTGACTTAAAGGCAATTACCTAATTTAACCATGAGTTGAAGTACTTCGTTTAAAATTAtggtttattttgaaattatgttttttatgacATAATTTTACAAGGACATAGATTTAACTCTTCGtctactttatatttatagtatagATATTACGTAGTCTAGAGAAATACAACAAGTATTTAGGATCGGACTGAATTAATattctttaattaaattaattattaaactcGGCTAAATACAAGTTTAAGAGGATTGACAATAGAAGCGATTATGGTGGCGCTATTTACTTTTCAAttctgatttatttttaattcatccATTCATCTCCTCTACTACCAGAAATCGTCCTCGCCATTTTGTGTTTGTCTTTACAATAACCACAATTATCAAATTAATATGAAACCATATTATACCGGAAAATGCTTCCTTGATATcactaattataattattatatttaaaggcAGGCCTATACTGTTAAagcatattatttttgtataaagtTTCGAAACGCATTCATTTTAGGGAGGGCGGCAAACATGTTTATCCCTGtgtcatataaaaataatttagcatagtttaaaaaataaatgtggtCTAGtaaatattgtaggcctacataatgtCTTGAGCAGTTTTGTGTTACCATAACTCTATATGAAATACTGctttactttttaatattttcatttatattaaattcGTAAATGTTTAACTGAAAAGAAAGGGATAACTTTTTAAAGTGaaacaaatattgatttttaaaacgTTGGTAAATTggaatgtaaaaatgtatacaatacGTGCGTGCTATGTGTCATACATATGCCTACCAAAGTAAATAATCATATAGGCACATTATAAGTGTAAACAAAGCAGTATTCAGtcataatttatacaaattagcACTGTAAACCCTCTCAACCCCACCCAAAAAAAGTCTTAAAGATTTCGCGGGAACCAACTTTTTTGCATGTTTGTGATTGGCTTACACGTGTCATATGACATAGCGTTGCTTTTCAACTTCCGGGGACGCTGTCTCGTCGCCGCTTGCACGCCGCGAGTTTGTTTTAGGCTGGGTTTTTTgctgtttttgtatttgttattttacttggaaagtacagtattttcaaGATGGCTAGCCAAACGAGGTCTCAAAAAACAACTACAGTTCGGAAAGAATACAGAAGTAGTTCCACACGATCTCCAGGAACCCCTCTTAGCCCAACTCAAACTAGCCGGCATCAAGAGAAGGAAGACCTTGTGAATCTGAACAACAGATTGGCGGTGTACATTGACAAGATCCACTCGCTCGAGGTTGAAAACTCAGGCCTACAATCTCGTGTTACGACCATTGTTGAAGAACATACACAAGAGATAACCAGTATCAAAGGTCTTTATGAAGCAGAACTTAATGATGCCAGAAGGCTACTAGACGAAACATCTAAAGAAAAAGCAAGGCTAGAAATCGACGTTGGAAGGTATTCGCAGGAGCTTGATGAATTCAAAGGAAGGTAAAAAAGTTACAATACAAATCAATGCCAACcagttgtaaaaaaaaatcctgtAGGCcttagaggctaggcctaggatagatgatttttttttctccattttGATAGATACCAAGGCATAAGATACCTGAATTACTCTTATTTGAATGATGGttttatgaaatttatttagcctaggcctaggtaaataataggcctagcctataatattatatgaagGATCTAAAACATTGATTTTTACTCATTTATGCCTATATGGAAAATTACTGGCCTGgactagcctagtaggcctacaaaacttcacccagtataaataaagtACAATCATACTTAGGCCTAGCTGTTTATGCAAAGCTTTTCATTGTTTATTACAATACCCATTGTACTGTTACATAATACAGTTTTTGTTGTATTACATTACAATACCCACTTAAAGTTGAAATCACATCAATTGTATTttgctataggcctattgtttgttttacctaatcatactttttttgttatattcATTCCactaaatcaaataaaaataaaatagcacGATTTTAGAAGTCAAAACTTCCTAACTccagaataatattaataattataacctATCCACTAAAATACAGTATCAACCTAACCCccaaaaaataatgattattaattatatcaCTTGCACATTATGATTAAATTATGCAAGCTACtatgtataacaaataaataggGTTGGTGTTAAAACATCTATTGAAAGTAATAAGTGagtttcaaattattttcatGCTGCCATTTAAGTAAAATTCCTTcagacaaataaaaaataatacacattTTTCAGGTGTCATTTCAGGCAACGTTACTCATTTTGTGTgtatttttgaataaatttatttacaaaaaaaatcaagGACACATTACTGTATGTTTCAAAAATGAACTGTTGCATTACAACAATATTCTTTGAATGGTGTTCTTTAACACCTCCAgtgaattaaaattttaatgTTTCCATCCTATGGTCATTTGCTTGACTGCACCCTTTATAGGTCAGAGTAATTAAAATGGAGTGATTCAGGTGTAAGCCCATGTAACGCAAGTGTTTTAGTACTGGATTTCCTTGATGTTGTTGCTTAAAATGTCTGTTAATCAGCCTATTGTAAGAAAGGAAGTGGCTTGATGGACATCCTCTTTAGGCAGAGGAATTAGCTTCCTGCATCAGAGTGGAATTGGAGATTTTATTGTGGTATTATTACCCACACACTACTCGGTATACATAAGAAAGTAGGGGATTTAAATTACCACCGCATACTGTAGAGTACTGTAAAAACGATTTCAGTTCGTAGAAATGTTTACTTGAGAATACTGTACACCGTATTTAAACAGGTTTGCAGTATCCTGTTATGACACTAATGGTTTTTAATTAAGCCAATAGCAGTAACTGTATGATTAAgaatatgaaaagaaaaaaagtgtactgtatgtttacatTTCCATATTGAATACTGTGTACTtgagaatttatttatatttagttacaatgtctcttttatttgtttactgcAGTTTGGTATAGTATAGTGCCACAGTACCGATACtgcaaaaacaatttaaaaatcacaattttgaagaaaaataaaactaaaatacaatatatattcaTAATGCTACACTATACAGTCCAGTAGTTGTAATTTACAGAGTTTAAAGTTAAAACCAATAATTTTGTGGTCAAAGTTTTTATTGATACTGTAACTCATTGTCATCATTAATTAGTTGTCAATTAATTAATAGTACAAATAGgcaacattaatattaataaattatgtcttttaaaaatagatttcaCAAGCTTGAGAAGGAGCATGCGTCCACCATGAAAAAGATGCATAACCTTGAGGGCTCACTTGCAGACAAAGATGCTCGTCTTAAGTCCATTATGAGTGAGAACCGACAACTTGAGTCTGAGAACAACGACTTAAAAAAGAATCTCCAAAACAGAGAGAAGCAATTGACTGTTGCTAAGAAACAGGTGAATATTATTACTGGTTgtatattatttacagtaaatgcTGAActgtttaaaattgttataccATATATCCTAAACCATATAGCCAACATTTTTGCTGTTTGATCAACTGTTTTACCATGGTTAAACTTCTCATCACAGGGTTGAAATTCTTGATTACTCTATCTTTACACGTCATACAGTTATGTCACATACTGTAGAGGTTAAAGATGCCTACCTGTTAGACAAGTATCATCTATCTAACAGAACATACACTTTTATTATTAAGTTAGAGCAATGCGAAATATTTTGAAAGCATTTGGTTTACAAATGTAGtatttatactgtagtgtatatTGAAACCATGCAAAAgtaaagtttttgttttttaattttaggtGGAAGAAGAAACCGTGCTGCGTGTTGATCTTGAGAATCGACTTCAGAGTTTGAAAGAAGAATTggcatttaaacaaaatgtttacaaagaGGTaagcttttattttattaaaaaaaattgaggTTGATGGTGTTTTATAACTGAAAACATTGTAACAAAAGTGagaattacaatttaaaaaaaccacCAGTGTCTTGATTAATGTGATATATACTCACAAATACAGCAACACATTTGAACATGAGGCTATATTAAGCACCTTTTATTAGTTATGAGGCATTTCCAAAATGATACCATTGTTATTTCAGGAGCTGACAAAGTCAAGAACACGTAGACAAGAGGATATTACCGAAATTGACAATCGTCGACGTGTGGAATATGAAAGCCTTCTTGTAGATCGTTTGGAGGATATCCGGGAAGAGCATGAGGAGCACATCGAGAACTTGCGTGTGGAGACCGAAAAGGTTTACATCGGCAAGGTGAATTGATGACGCAAGCGTGAATTAATTTAAACCTAAATTAAGTTCTATTTATCGTTCCCACAATCATCATGTTGATTATCACTAGTGGCAATCTTTTACAACCCTCTATTGATCATTTATAGAACACcttgtcaataatgtttactgTCTATTGGTCCTTTATAGAACACCTTGTCAATAATGTTAACTGACTGTCGGTCCTTTATAGAACACCTTGTCAATAATGTTAACTGTCTATTGGTCCTTTATAAAACACCTTGTCAATAATGTTAACTGTCTATTAGTCATTTATAGAAAACCTTGTCAATTATTCTAACCGTCTATTGGTTCTTTATACAACACCTTGTCAATAATGTTAACAGTCTATTGGCGTTCTAACACCTTGTCAATAATGACAATTGATAtgacaaaacaacaaaacattgacAAATGACAGTTTTTTACAGAACACCCTGTAAATGttgttaattgttttcttttttttgtttgcaGTTAGATGACTTGAAGCGTATTGCAGAACAGCAACGCAAGACGGCGTCTGCTGCGCAAGAAGAGCTTCGTGAAGTCAGACTTGCCAATAATAAGCTTGAGAAGGACAAGGCTGAATTGGATGCTGAAGTAAGTATATATATagtactatcaaactagtttgacaaaaaaaaaagtgatgcaTAATTTGGgtataacactaccatatttgggcacatcacactttttatgtcaaactagtttgatagtatataCAGAGTTAAAATGTGGTTCATATAATCTTGATAACTTATTTATATTctgtacatttaatttaatatagaCATGCATTTATCTCACAGTAGATCTGTGTTTTTGATGTATGTCCAAAGATTTTGTCTAgagaaatttttattttagttcgGGTacatttagttttaatttaGATAAATCTTGCTCAGATTACAATCTCTTTTGATAAACTGCATAGCAAGCATCCTAAGACTTCCAGAAATAGAAAAACATGGGCCAGCATCAACAGACCTTTATCAAATATAACGAAATAGATTCGGGTGGGACCACCTGTTTTGCTAGTATGTAAGTAGATGTTCATATTGATTTAGATtataagattattatttttataataatcttAATTTCTCTTTCCTTTATATAGATCGATGCTTTGAACAAGAGGATAAAGAGTTTAGAGAAGCAAAACAAGGAGAACCGTGACAACTTCCAATTGTCATTGAATGACCGTGACGATGAACTTTCTTCCCTCCGAGAGCAAATCCGCGAGCAGCTATCCGAGTACGAGATTCTGCTAGCAACTAAAGTGTCACTTGATGCCGAGCTTGCAGCTTATAATAACCTTCTGGAAGCAGAGGAGGTTAGGTAAGTTCACAATGAATTTATTATACAGAGACAGTAGCGAATTTAGAAGGGAGAAGGCTTCTGCTTGTATCCCTGCACTTCCCCTAAATTCACCTTTTCCTCCCCATCTCAACATTAGATTTTTTTCAATGTACTcttttctgtaatttttaattatactaATAACTAAGTAAACTTGTGTTTGGTTTTACACtatttagtaatagtattatatAAACTTCAAATATGAACTGATTCTATTTTGGTTGTATATTTTCTTAATTGTAATTATGGTACACTTTTTAAAGGATTTTGCAGcataattgtttttaactttGGGTTTAAATTTGATTTAGATTGAATATTACACCATCCCCACCAAGAAGCCAGACCAGATCTCAAAAGAGAGCCTCTGCTAGAACCCAGACACCAATTCGTCAACTTCGTGCTAAACGTCGACGTGTCCAAGACGCCTCCAGCCTTGTCCAGAGTGACCATTACAGTGGGTCAGTATCTATTGCGGATGTCTGCACAGATGGAAAGTTTATCAAGTTGAAAAACAACACAGAAACGGTAGTGTACTTTTGTTTTcagttttgtaataattttgtttcagtTTCTATATAATGGTTTAGGcttttaacacatttttatgttttttatttgtttagtttaaCACTGCATGCATGATTGATTTTCTGTAGaactttttattttcagttttgACCCAGTAGTAAGTTTTTTTAGTGAGAATTCATACTTGTCattatacaaaattatataacCTATATAAAATATCCCAATAATGATTCGTTGTTAGAAATTGTAGTTAGATAGCCAAGtaatagttttatatttttttgtaggaccAAGCTCTAGGAGGTTGGCTACTTAAGTGTTCTGTTGGCAATGATGAGGTGACATATAAATTCGGAAGCAAGTACGTGCTGAAAGCTGACCAAGAAGTGACCGTTTGGTCGTCCGGTAGTGGCCATGCCAGTAACCCACCATCTGACCTTGTGGCTAAGAATAAGCCTTCATGGGGGACTGGAGATGAAGTTTCAGCTACCTTACAGGATAATACTGGAGAGGTAAGgtttacccccccccccccaaaaaaagaattttgtattttgaaataaaatgaaaaaaagaaagaattttgtattttattttgacCCTATTTATGATTGGTGATGAtgagcatttatttttttagggtGGCCTGTCCAGTTTCAGTGAGGAAACCTATCACTTAGGGTCCTTGATAAACAAAGGAATGCATCAAAcatattgaatattaaatacaaagatAAATGCATATACATTAATTTGTACATGTATGTATCTTACCTAAGATTGTTTGTACTAATACTAtaatacaaatgtttatttgtttttaggCTGTTGCTACCCGTTCATTGAAGAAAGAATACAGCTATAGTGATAATACAGTaagatttgtttatattatatagcctatgtaaatatgtgaacgtgattggttgaaacggCATCACATGATCATTATAGTTCTCTGCGGATTTTGATATTGACTGTTAAATTTTTGTGTAGCAACTCCATTTAGCGACaaataaaaaatctaaaatTCCACTGGGGTTCGAACTCCAACTCATAAAGATGCGTGCAGTCATGCGACAAGGTTATAGCTGTGGGCCATATGAAtactcaaaataaacatttcaactaaactatgcatacatggCGCCCTCTTTTTGTTGTGCGGCCTCTATAGATGCGACAAAAAATCGTTTgagattggtcaatactcacagGAGTAACTTGATATGTGCAGGAAGGAATCATTACTTAGTAATTATTTGCCTTTATACGTTCATTCTATGCAAGGTAAGGTGAACGCTACTCCTAACTATGCAGGCTTATTGACTTAGGCTAGCCCTAGCCGGCCCAACAGTTATTCTACTGATATTTGACTATATAATTTAACGGATATCGGTGAAATATTAGATTTGAAATCCAATTGGCAATGATATttttcgagggaatatatatttccctaaGCTTGGCATCGGTTTTACTGTATACTAGAGAGTTCTAGATCCAGAATTTTATAATCATGTTgtattataaagctctgtctacacaattaaattgacaaaaaatgtgatgtgctcatatatggacacgatgatgtcgtatcactaccatatttgaacatatcactactatatttaaacatcacacttttgttgtttgcaactagtttgatagtgtagacaaaacttgacattgatttttttttcatttttaggaaGGAGAAAGTTCCAAGTGTATTTTGatgtaaacaattttataagattttaaTAATGATTGAAGTAGGCAGATGGAACCAGACAAGATAGTACCTCATCACCAAAGAATATACACTAACTAGCCCATTTAgtcttttatattattttatccaccTCAGATAATCTAATTTAGAACCACCTCAGATAATTTGCAGACCAACTGAACCTATCTAGTTTATTAGATTTTATTGTATGAATTTATATGGGTACAATCCAGTCTGCTGTTGGAGCTGTTACCATTATCTATCTTCTTCCTGCTGATACATGAtcactataaataaattataaagatGGTTAATAATGGTGAGCTACATTTTACCCAACTAAGTACTAAACACAGAtttgaaagttaaaataaatcCTATTTCCATCATTAATCCATCAATAATGAATCATGAAATTTTCGGAAGAAACCCCATTATCTGCACTACAAAAATGAACATGATGTCTTCAACTCATTGTTAATCTTTTATATTCAAATTTGGTTGAGGATgctgtaattttatatttttatcttagttttttgataaacattataattgcttttgatgaaaaaaatattggcTACTAgctattttattttctgtaaaATAGTTTTGCCAGTAGTTGTGTTGCTTAGATGTAAATAAAGTTACATGTACTTGTCCGCTCATAAAGCTGTTGCGTTAAGTTGTTCTATTCTCTTCTTATGTCAATATACAGTATTCCATACAGCCCTTAGGAAATCTTGCATATAATTATGAAGATGATATaagaatacaaatatttttataatgtacATGAGGTCTAGGAAATTCTAGGCTCCAACAGGAATATGTACTTGCCTTTGTATGATTCTATGTGTGTGAACTTTTTGATAATTCCATATCCGTTCATCGTATTGGCTAATGACTGGTGCTTCTTTATGTatagatattttttatataaacattttccCGCACTCTAAAGTTCTGCttcttgaatttaaaaaataaattggctTTACCTTCACCATATGTGAATACATttacgtttattaatattttgaagcGCACATATCAACATCCATATCAATGTTCAGTGCTCACTTTTACCTCtgtaaataattgattttttattttaaaagaagaTAGGGTCCTTGCAGTACTTTAGTACTAATAAAATAAGTCCAACCTACAGTGTAATTGTATTCCAGCCATTTTAGCTGAtccatttgtttttatttcacattttttgATTTACACTTTCTGTTTGATTTTAGTTACTAACATTGTTGAGTGTATATTGTAGCATGAATAGCAACATTTGTAGCACTGTAAACTTTATGATGCATGGATACTGCCgaaagttaataaaaaaaaaggcaaaatgtTTGAGTGACACCATTTGTTGACAATTTTTTAGTTTTGAATCGCATGATAATTCAACTATACTAGTACTAGCTTGCATCAATAAGTTACTTGTACTTGGTACATTAAAAACACTAGTGAAAGTCGTGCACTggatatataatattgtatatcaGAATTGCCATTAAACTGATAAATGGAACCAACATAGGGTGTTTCATTTACCAACATAGGGAGTTTCATTTACTAACATAGGGAGTTTAATTTTGTGACGAATCGAGTGATGAAGCGCATCCGTATGTGCTTAGTGAATTAATATCATATAACTTCACAAATTGAAACTCTCTATTTTTTAAGACATTGATGTATAATTGCAATTctacttattttaatttatttgatattCCAGTCTCCCTAATGTGCATATAGCACTGTGCAGACAAACCTGGAAAGTGCTAATATTCTTGTAATTTTGCACGTCACCAGCTCCATTAGTAGTTTTGCACAAAAATATTCGAATACACACAGTAGTTACGAAGTTACGCAAAGTCTTAACTTTGACCTTTTGGCTCATGTACTGACCAATCatccttattttttttttttcggccAACaccaaaaaattgatttgtattgatataaggaagcaaaaaaacattgttggcATAGTTTGATAGAGGGTGCAGGTGAACCCTTTCTGGCTCCCCAACTATCTTCTTTAAAAACCGTTATGTCAACAGGTTTCTGTCAGTCAGCTGAATCGTCAGTCCAATTGTTAGACCACAGTTCGAACCCCATTACATTATTACTTAGGGTTTAGTTGATATGTAggagttaagcttggttcacactagaacgttttaaccaatgacaagcgaagttatagacagttagcaatcacaagcgaataagccatcgcttgtgattggtcaattcacttgcgttgcgttacgtccttgtgttacgtcgctagtgggaaccacgctttagtatTGTCGCTAGGCGTGTTACGGTATTAAAATCGACTACTTATTCACTACATGACGTAggtaattttcattttattcata
This genomic stretch from Antedon mediterranea chromosome 11, ecAntMedi1.1, whole genome shotgun sequence harbors:
- the LOC140062532 gene encoding lamin-B1-like; the protein is MASQTRSQKTTTVRKEYRSSSTRSPGTPLSPTQTSRHQEKEDLVNLNNRLAVYIDKIHSLEVENSGLQSRVTTIVEEHTQEITSIKGLYEAELNDARRLLDETSKEKARLEIDVGRYSQELDEFKGRFHKLEKEHASTMKKMHNLEGSLADKDARLKSIMSENRQLESENNDLKKNLQNREKQLTVAKKQVEEETVLRVDLENRLQSLKEELAFKQNVYKEELTKSRTRRQEDITEIDNRRRVEYESLLVDRLEDIREEHEEHIENLRVETEKVYIGKLDDLKRIAEQQRKTASAAQEELREVRLANNKLEKDKAELDAEIDALNKRIKSLEKQNKENRDNFQLSLNDRDDELSSLREQIREQLSEYEILLATKVSLDAELAAYNNLLEAEEVRLNITPSPPRSQTRSQKRASARTQTPIRQLRAKRRRVQDASSLVQSDHYSGSVSIADVCTDGKFIKLKNNTETDQALGGWLLKCSVGNDEVTYKFGSKYVLKADQEVTVWSSGSGHASNPPSDLVAKNKPSWGTGDEVSATLQDNTGEAVATRSLKKEYSYSDNTEGESSKCILM